One Helianthus annuus cultivar XRQ/B chromosome 7, HanXRQr2.0-SUNRISE, whole genome shotgun sequence genomic region harbors:
- the LOC110896239 gene encoding ATP-dependent DNA helicase PIF7-like: MPQPDTSLLDKMDNRLIREELSYNKKKLTNEHDQLYASLNTEQTVIYDTVIDSVTTRKGGFYFVYGPGGTGKTFLYRAILSRLRSMGMIALAVASSGIASLLLPEGQTAHSRFAIPLELLHNSTCAIKQNTQLAHMLQEVRLIIWDEAPMMQKYAFEALDKTLRDILGFSTYANRERVFGGMPVLLGGDFRQILPVIPKGKTEDVVQACINKSYQWKSCELFSLHRSMGVNEYTSTGVLDMDRQRFNKWLLEIGDGIVPSKAKEGEDEPTWIEIPARFIVDSCGLPVESIVNDVFPSFTERQADDDFLCERAILTPLNIDVDEINDYMFAQLRRTTKTYKSSDEICRASTDVLEQEQLYPSKFLNSLTFPGMPPHALHLKEGLPIMLLRNVNPSQGLCNGTRLIITDLGKFKFERIVRGPQGAAAIVASTLQISLIGWKSFGFYDFRFMRPSSTVSLVALTVYGLYEFDFPLVAKCVEIGLPQIMPRNFYHLYRR; the protein is encoded by the exons ATGCCACAACCGGATACGTCGCTCCTCGATAAGATGGATAATCGTCTAATCAGGGAAGAGTTGAGTTACAATAAAAAAAAGTTGACAAACGAACACGATCAATTATATGCATCACTTAACACGGAACAAACGGTCATATACGACACAGTCATTGATTCTGTTACCACCCGAAAAGGCGGGTTCTATTTCGTGTATGGTCCGGGTGGGACAGGCAAGACTTTCCTGTACAGAGCCATTCTGTCACGCTTAAGATCTATGGGCATGATTGCCCTTGCGGTTGCATCTTCag GTATCGCGTCCCTTCTATTACCCGAAGGTCAGACAGCTCATAGCCGCTTCGCTATCCCTTTAGAATTACTTCACAATAGCACGTGTGCCATCAAACAAAATACCCAGTTGGCACACATGTTACAAGAGGTAAGGTTAATCATCTGGGACGAAGCACCAATGATGCAAAAATATGCCTTTGAAGCACTTGATAAAACACTTAGAGATATCTTGGGGTTTTCTACCTACGCAAACAGGGAACGTGTGTTTGGTGGCATGCCTGTTTTGCTTGGTGGTGATTTCAGGCAAATCCTTCCCGTCATCCCAAAGGGAAAAACAGAAGATGTTGTTCAGGCATGCATAAATAAATCGTATCAGTGGAAAAGTTGTGAACTCTTCAGTCTCCACCGTAGTATGGGTGTCAACGAATACACCTCAACAGGTGTGCTAGACATGGATAGGCAACGTTTCAACAAATGGTTGTTAGAAATCGGCGATGGAATCGTTCCCTCAAAAGCCAAAGAAGGTGAAGATGAGCCAACCTGGATCGAGATACCCGCCAGGTTCATCGTTGATAGTTGTGGCCTTCCTGTGGAATCGATTGTTAACGATGTCTTCCCGTCGTTTACAGAAAGGCAGGCCGATGACGATTTTTTGTGTGAAAGAGCAATACTAACCCCACTCAATATAGACGTGGACGAAATCAATGATTACATGTTTGCACAATTGAGACGGACCACAAAGACCTACAAGAGTTCTGACGAGATATGTCGCGCATCCACGGATGTATTAGAACAGGAACAACTCTATCCGTCTAAATTCCTAAACTCTTTGACATTCCCAG GTATGCCACCGCACGCTTTGCATTTAAAAGAAGGCCTCCCTATCATGCTTTTAAGAAATGTGAACCCCTCGCAAGGATTATGTAATGGCACCCGTCTTATTATCACAGACCTTGGGAAATTT AAATTTGAGAGGATTGTGAGAGGGCCTCAAGGAGCTGCTGCTATTGTTGCTTCAACTCTTCAAATT AGTTTAATTGGTTGGAAAAGTTTCGGTTTTTACGATTTCAGATTCATGAGACCATCATCTACAGTTTCATTGGTGGCTCTAACCGTTTATGGATTATATGAGTTTGATTTTCCCTTG GTTGCTAAATGTGTTGAGATTGGATTGCCACAGATTATGCCAAGAAACTTTTATCACCTTTATCGCCGTTAA